The Oncorhynchus nerka isolate Pitt River linkage group LG11, Oner_Uvic_2.0, whole genome shotgun sequence genome includes the window TATGTTTGGGCCACAAcctgaaggaaaattatgaatgAAACTGGTAATTACAATTACGGAataatcttcttttttttttttttttttttgaatctagggaagtcagttaagaacaaattcttattttcaatgacgggctaggaacagtgggttaactgccttgtcagcttggggattcaatctttTATGCACGTAAAGCAAATGTTCCTAATTGGACTGAAATTCAGACTgcattaggcctacctttccagaGCCCTCTGATGCCCTCAGTCCTGGCGATCGTCCTGTAGGCATCCATGGTGCCGCTATATCTCTTCACCCCCTCCGCTTCTGCTCCCCTGACTTGAGCCTGGAACCGCACTTTCACCACATCTGTTGGCTGAGCAAAGGCTACTGCCATGGCCCCGGTCGTACAGCCTGCCATCAGCCGACTCCCAATGCCTGCATCTatgagagtagagaggagtagcGAGGATGAGAGATGCTGTCATAAAACACCAAGCCACATTCTTTCAGCCACATTCATGATATTCTACTTGCACTAAATCAGATAAAAATATAATTGAGAGATAAATCAAATGAAAATGTCTGTTAGGTTACATACTGTCTGTTCCCCGGGTGTAGAACTGCTTCATGGAGTCATAGAGGCCGATGCGGACCGAGGCAAAGCTCATCTGTCTCTGGAGACCTGCCACCAGGCCATTGTAGAGGCTCCTGGGCCCCTCTGTCTTCACCATGGTGTTGATGGTGCCAAACACACCTCTGTACTTCACCACCATCTTCCCTTCAGAGGACTTGGACTCGCCCTGGATCTAAGACAGACAAACACAAGTGTTTATTCATCTTTGTATTTAAAGTAATCCTAGTGACACAATTCAATCAAGACAGAATACCTTTACATAATTGTTATGTAGAACATGGCAACATTGCAATGACCATACTAACATACCACTTAAGTGTACATGTCCAATACATTGCATCGTTCTAAATAGTATACTAGTGAAGATAATGGAACAGAAACCATTACTTACTTTTTAAGCATAATCATGGTTGCAAAAATCACTTGACTGTATGTAAAGCATGTGCACCCTCTCACCTGCAGCCTAACTTTAGCTGTGTCCAAAGGGAAGGTGATCAGGTCAGCAAAACAGGCTGCAGTTCCAGCGCCAAAGAACTTAACAGCAGCTGTAGGGGCCAAGTCTGTGGGCTTCACTCCAGCCATGACTGAGATGGTGCAGATAATTTCCCAGAGTACTGAAGGTCTTACACGTACAGAAGATATAACGTAGTTTAATAGGTTCTGTCCATTCCTAAAGAGAATAGAGCAAATAGTAAGTAATCAGAATGAATCAAGGAACACAAAGATGGCTTTTTAGTCAGTATTCATTGAATGATTATTGTAAGCACCCCAAATCTCACTTACTTAGACAGATGCAATTGATGTTCAAGTTTCAGGTATTGGAAAGTTATCTTTATGAATGTAAGATCCTCTTGTCTTTTGTTGTTCCATAAAATTGCTCCAAAAAAGCATACCACCGCCTGTGAAACATACGAACATGAAACGAATATGAAAAAAAATACTTTGGCATACCCTATAAGCACGTGTAAAATTAAAATAAGCTTTTAAAATGTGTAGTACAAGTTAGGTCATATCTCAAATTCTAAATGGAATCTCTAGATAAATGTTAAGCAGACATTAGATGGGCAAAATGGATATTGAACAAACTAGCAATACAACAAATATTGGTATAACATTAGGCTTACCTGATTGGAATGAAAAGTACTGTAATCCAAAATTTGAATTGGGAGGTTCTATTGAGCAGCACTGGCTTGAGAGAGTTAGGATTTGATTCTCACGCCCTGGGGTGGGTGTGGATTATTATAGCCTGCCCATCCCTTGTCACACATAGTTCCATGACATACATTGACCTGAAAAGTATGCGTAAGCTCGTGTCGCACATGAGATATGTTGACACATGGCTGGCTCAATGATTTGTCTAGTATGCGATGACAATGATCCGATTTTGTTATCGATTCAAACCAAATGAGTCAAGATCCCACACTTTCAACTGCATTTAGCtttttttgattaaaaaaaattacTCCAAAAATGTATGTTCAAACCATGATGAAAGTTCATATAAACTATTTCTCCCTTTTGGGAGTACAAGACAGTATGCGACATTATGTCAGTCAGCCTCAGTTTACAAAAGTCAATGTTCTGTTGAACCTTAAAAAAACAGGCATTTAATTATATCTGCGCAAAAATGCAACACTCTTTGATACATCATTTATTATGTAATTGGTCATTTTCAATTACAATGAACAGCCCATATGCAAGATACAGTAGTTGTCTTAAACTCAAAAGGTATTACATCCAATGAATTTCATTTCAGCAGGGAGCCAAGGCAATAAGACTTGTTGAAATAGCACAGAGCTAATTTAGACTTTATAATAATTATGTAACACTCcataattatatatataaaaacacccATGCACCCATCCGCTGAGCCAATCCATACATGTCCCTGAGAGGCTGTGTGCCTGAGCTAGTGCATGTTTTCACTGTCAGAAGTTCCTAGTCTCTGGTTTCAGGAACAGAAGCGGCTCTTGAAAAGTGTGCGACTGCCTGGTGACGCAGAGAATAGAACACCATACAACTATTACATACATATCCTAACAACAGCCCACTTACCATGACAGCTACTGAAATCCAAACAAAGGTGACGTCACTAAGAACAAACTGTTCATCACTTTGTTGGAAAAACAAAGACTACTGGATAAGGGGGTCAACACTTGATACCCGTTTGACTATTAGATAAAATGTTTTCCCCTGTGACAATAATCCTTAAAAGGCTATGGGAGTCTCCCACATCAGTGATCATGGGTACACAcctaataataaataaataaaatatcagTTACACTGGCAAAACCATTTAATTTATAAAAACAATAGAAAAACTACTTAAATgaaatgtacatattctttacatAATTAGAAAGCACTGTCCATGAGCTGCCACTTATGTAATCAAGATGTGTGGTCATTCATAAACCTTTAGAAAACATACACCCAACCGTATATACAGCACGACACACAATATCAAATAGCATTTAGAGAAAGTGCTAATGTTAGTCTTTAAAATGAGATGCAAATATCTTTGCTATTCTCTTGGTCTCTTCTTTCTTCATGGACGACGGTGGTATATTGGGCCTGGGACGAGGAACGCGCCGACAGAGAATCCCATGTCTAAGAGAGCTCTTTTTCTGCAAAAAAGAGATTCAATCAATTGTTTAGCATAGAAACTGGCCTATTGTTCCTAGTTTAAAAGCAAACAAAATGCATCATTAGGCTTTAAATGGAGATACTGTGAGATAAAAAAAT containing:
- the LOC115136769 gene encoding mitochondrial uncoupling protein 2-like, coding for MAGVKPTDLAPTAAVKFFGAGTAACFADLITFPLDTAKVRLQIQGESKSSEGKMVVKYRGVFGTINTMVKTEGPRSLYNGLVAGLQRQMSFASVRIGLYDSMKQFYTRGTDNAGIGSRLMAGCTTGAMAVAFAQPTDVVKVRFQAQVRGAEAEGVKRYSGTMDAYRTIARTEGIRGLWKGCGPNITRNAIVNCSELVTYDIIKELILQYNIMTDNLPCHFTAAFSAGFITTIVASPVDVVKTRFMNSTAGKYNSAINCAVTMMRNEGPKAFYKGFMPSFLRLASWNIVMFVTYEQIKKHVMRAQQSWESPI